The uncultured Sunxiuqinia sp. genome has a segment encoding these proteins:
- a CDS encoding glutamine--tRNA ligase/YqeY domain fusion protein, whose product MSEKTPEKDAVVKKNFIRQIIEEELKEGKNDGRVHTRFPPEPNGYLHIGHAKSICLNFGTAQEYGGVTNLRFDDTNPSKEETEYVESIKKDVRWLGFDWGEREYFSSDYFDNLYAFAVKLIKADKAYVDDQDAETISTQKGTPTRPGFESPHRERSVEENLDLFERMRGGEFDEGEKVLRAKIDMASPNMHMRDPILYRIMKTPHHRTGDKWCIYPMYDFAHGQGDYWEGITHSICTLEFEVHRPLYNWFVDQLKEGEYRPRQIEFARLNLTYTVMSKRKLLELVKENYVNGWNDPRMPTISGLRRRGYTPESIRNFADRIGITKVDGMIDVALLEHSVREDLNKKAQRVMGVLNPLKVVITNYPEGQVEELDAVNNPENPDAGKRKVPFSKEIYIERDDFMEDPPRKFFRLAPGREVRLRYAYYLTCNEVIKDESGEITALHCTYDPETKGGNSPDGRKVKATLHWVSASNNVEAEVRLYDRLFLDEEPDGHKDRDFKEFLNPDSLTVLKKCYLEPFVKDAKPLDSFQFERLGYFNVDPDSEADQLVFNRTAPLRDNWSKFKGK is encoded by the coding sequence ATGAGCGAGAAAACTCCTGAAAAAGATGCGGTGGTAAAAAAGAATTTTATCCGCCAGATTATTGAAGAAGAATTGAAAGAAGGAAAGAATGATGGAAGGGTGCATACCCGTTTCCCGCCGGAACCAAACGGATATTTGCATATTGGGCACGCCAAGTCAATTTGTTTGAACTTTGGAACTGCTCAGGAGTATGGAGGAGTAACCAATTTGCGATTTGACGATACAAACCCTTCGAAAGAAGAAACCGAATATGTTGAATCGATCAAGAAAGATGTTCGTTGGCTGGGCTTTGATTGGGGGGAGCGTGAGTATTTCTCATCGGATTATTTCGACAATTTATATGCGTTCGCTGTCAAGCTAATAAAAGCGGATAAAGCCTATGTGGATGATCAGGATGCTGAAACCATCAGTACCCAAAAAGGAACGCCAACACGACCGGGATTTGAAAGTCCGCACCGGGAGCGTTCGGTAGAAGAAAATCTGGATCTTTTTGAGCGGATGCGTGGCGGCGAGTTCGACGAAGGAGAAAAGGTGTTGCGTGCAAAAATAGATATGGCATCGCCGAATATGCATATGCGTGATCCTATTTTGTACCGGATCATGAAAACGCCTCATCATCGCACAGGCGATAAGTGGTGCATTTACCCGATGTATGATTTTGCCCATGGGCAGGGCGATTATTGGGAAGGAATCACCCATTCGATTTGCACCTTGGAATTTGAAGTTCACCGTCCGTTATACAACTGGTTTGTCGATCAGTTGAAAGAAGGGGAGTACAGACCCCGTCAGATTGAATTTGCCCGCTTAAATCTCACTTATACCGTAATGAGTAAGCGTAAACTGCTAGAGCTGGTCAAAGAGAATTACGTCAATGGATGGAACGATCCGCGTATGCCGACCATCTCAGGATTGCGACGTCGGGGATATACACCGGAATCAATCCGCAATTTTGCCGATCGTATTGGCATTACCAAAGTGGACGGAATGATTGACGTTGCTTTGTTGGAGCACAGTGTGCGTGAAGATTTGAATAAAAAAGCGCAGCGGGTAATGGGCGTACTAAATCCGTTGAAAGTGGTTATCACCAATTATCCCGAAGGTCAGGTTGAAGAGTTGGATGCGGTTAATAACCCCGAAAACCCGGATGCCGGAAAACGCAAAGTACCTTTCTCGAAGGAAATCTATATTGAGCGCGATGACTTTATGGAAGATCCACCGCGCAAGTTTTTCCGACTCGCTCCCGGGCGTGAGGTTCGCCTTCGGTACGCGTATTACCTTACGTGCAACGAAGTGATAAAAGATGAAAGCGGCGAAATTACAGCCTTACACTGTACTTACGATCCTGAAACCAAAGGCGGTAATTCTCCTGATGGACGGAAAGTGAAAGCAACATTACACTGGGTATCTGCCAGCAACAATGTTGAGGCTGAAGTTCGCTTGTACGATCGTTTATTTTTGGACGAAGAACCTGATGGACACAAGGATCGTGATTTTAAAGAATTTCTGAATCCCGATTCACTAACCGTTTTAAAGAAATGCTACCTGGAGCCATTTGTGAAAGATGCGAAACCATTGGATTCATTCCAATTCGAGCGGTTGGGTTATTTCAATGTTGACCCGGACAGCGAAGCCGATCAGTTGGTTTTTAACCGCACAGCTCCGTTGCGAGATAATTGGTCAAAATTTAAAGGTAAATAA
- a CDS encoding DUF5668 domain-containing protein: MKDRERGNKRYYFGLILIGIGAILILERLNLIPWSIADLLISWQMLLIAIGVFSLLGGNRTGGTIMIAIGGIFLVPEIVDIPHEIRRLYWPLLLVGAGVALIYRHKGCKSRIEHGVGEQDLNQFDDFVIFGGREVFINSQDLKGGRSTSIFGGIEYDLRQATLSSQGAYIDTISVFGGCSIKVPLDWNVRNEVTTIFGAFTDKRGDTFRHSHYDPSKTLVIRGFTVFGGFEVKHV, encoded by the coding sequence ATGAAGGATAGAGAAAGAGGAAATAAAAGATATTACTTTGGGCTGATACTCATTGGTATTGGAGCAATCCTGATTTTGGAACGATTGAACCTGATTCCCTGGAGTATTGCTGACTTGCTCATATCGTGGCAAATGTTGTTAATTGCGATTGGCGTATTCTCCTTGCTGGGAGGTAACCGAACAGGAGGGACGATCATGATTGCCATTGGAGGTATTTTTCTGGTTCCTGAAATTGTTGATATACCTCATGAAATACGCAGGCTTTATTGGCCTTTATTGTTAGTTGGTGCAGGAGTCGCTTTAATTTATCGGCACAAGGGGTGTAAATCGCGGATAGAACATGGCGTTGGCGAGCAGGATCTTAATCAGTTTGATGATTTTGTCATTTTTGGAGGACGCGAAGTTTTCATCAATTCGCAGGATCTGAAAGGAGGTCGGTCGACATCGATCTTTGGAGGAATCGAGTATGATCTGAGGCAAGCCACACTTTCATCTCAAGGGGCTTATATCGATACCATTTCCGTGTTTGGAGGCTGCAGTATAAAGGTGCCGCTGGACTGGAATGTACGCAATGAGGTAACCACTATTTTTGGTGCTTTTACCGACAAACGAGGTGATACCTTCCGACATTCGCATTACGATCCGTCAAAAACGCTGGTCATTAGAGGTTTTACAGTTTTTGGAGGTTTTGAAGTGAAGCATGTATAA
- a CDS encoding histidine kinase, translating to MKHPFINNKILMLYYGVFWLVIGVSNISIQYFWYETDLVSSSLSAFIYFVIYPVLGASIWFIIKYNSLEENELTWVLLYHLIGASILNAIWIYLGFISIKVIDSGNLHLLYDTLPGRVFSGYVMYVIFVLFFLAINYYQSLKEKIKKEAELKSLIREAELSALKSQINPHFLFNSLNSIASLTISFPEKAHEMVINLSRFMRYALQHDQDETVSLKDELENIKLYLSIEKVRFGKKLNPVFEVEESCHNFQIPNMILQPLYENAIKYGVYEATEPVSITTSCTTENGSMLIIIENDYDAESIRNRGEGIGLRNIRQRLELIYGTSELIRITDLKTSFKIELLLPKKIPA from the coding sequence ATGAAACACCCTTTCATTAATAACAAAATACTGATGCTCTATTATGGGGTTTTTTGGTTGGTTATTGGGGTGAGCAATATTTCAATTCAATACTTTTGGTATGAAACCGATCTGGTTAGTTCCAGCTTATCAGCTTTCATTTACTTTGTTATTTACCCGGTTCTGGGAGCCAGTATTTGGTTTATCATCAAATACAATAGTTTAGAAGAAAATGAGCTGACGTGGGTCCTTCTTTATCATTTAATTGGGGCTTCAATCTTAAACGCCATCTGGATTTACCTGGGCTTTATCAGTATCAAGGTCATCGACTCCGGAAACCTCCATTTACTATATGATACCTTGCCCGGGCGAGTCTTTTCGGGTTATGTGATGTACGTTATTTTCGTGCTGTTTTTTCTGGCTATCAACTACTATCAAAGCCTGAAAGAAAAGATCAAGAAGGAAGCAGAGCTGAAATCATTAATACGCGAGGCTGAGTTAAGTGCCTTGAAATCACAAATCAATCCTCACTTTCTTTTCAATAGCTTAAATTCGATTGCGTCGCTAACGATTAGCTTTCCTGAAAAAGCACATGAAATGGTGATCAACTTATCCCGGTTTATGCGTTATGCCTTGCAGCACGATCAGGACGAAACCGTTTCGTTGAAGGATGAGCTGGAGAATATAAAACTGTACCTGAGCATTGAAAAAGTGAGGTTTGGGAAAAAATTAAATCCTGTTTTTGAAGTCGAAGAAAGTTGTCATAACTTTCAGATTCCGAATATGATTTTGCAACCATTATACGAGAATGCCATCAAATATGGTGTGTATGAGGCAACCGAGCCTGTTAGCATAACAACAAGCTGCACGACGGAAAATGGGAGTATGTTGATTATTATTGAAAATGATTACGATGCGGAGAGCATCAGAAACAGGGGAGAGGGAATTGGCCTTCGGAATATCAGACAACGATTGGAACTCATTTACGGAACGTCAGAACTTATTCGAATTACGGATTTGAAGACAAGCTTTAAAATTGAATTATTACTACCAAAAAAGATACCGGCATGA
- a CDS encoding LytTR family transcriptional regulator DNA-binding domain-containing protein, with protein MKRELTALIIEDEELARNLLKSYLKDHPKLNLIGECENGFEGVQKINELKPDLVFLDIQMPKITGFEMLELLDHKPEIIFTTAYDQFALKAFDYSAVDYLLKPFSKDRMLEAIEKVADRIGNNESTGDKLEQLSSYAVNEYLERIVVKDRHKINIIPVDQVRYLESMDDYVLIYTQDGRHMKQNTMKYFEAHLNPKDFIRIHRSYIVRVECIAEIQQYEKESYIVIMKDKTKLKVSKTGYKKIKEALHF; from the coding sequence ATGAAACGAGAATTAACAGCATTGATCATTGAAGATGAAGAGTTGGCCAGAAACCTGCTGAAGTCGTATTTAAAGGATCATCCAAAACTCAACTTGATTGGAGAATGTGAAAATGGCTTTGAAGGGGTGCAAAAAATCAATGAGCTCAAGCCGGATCTCGTTTTTTTGGATATTCAGATGCCGAAAATTACGGGGTTCGAAATGTTGGAGTTGCTCGATCATAAACCTGAAATTATTTTCACAACCGCCTACGACCAATTCGCTTTAAAAGCATTTGACTACAGCGCTGTCGACTATTTGCTGAAACCATTTTCGAAAGATCGAATGTTGGAAGCCATTGAAAAAGTTGCCGACCGGATTGGGAATAATGAAAGCACCGGTGATAAGCTGGAGCAACTCAGCAGCTATGCGGTTAATGAATACCTGGAGCGAATTGTCGTGAAAGATCGTCACAAAATAAATATCATTCCGGTTGATCAGGTGCGCTACCTCGAGTCGATGGATGATTATGTGTTGATTTACACCCAGGACGGACGCCATATGAAACAGAATACGATGAAGTACTTCGAGGCACACTTGAACCCGAAAGACTTCATCCGAATTCATCGTTCGTACATTGTGCGGGTTGAGTGTATTGCCGAAATTCAGCAATATGAAAAGGAATCGTACATCGTCATTATGAAAGATAAAACCAAATTGAAGGTGAGTAAAACCGGTTATAAAAAAATAAAAGAAGCACTTCATTTTTAA
- the pulA gene encoding type I pullulanase, protein MRDWTFNHIDFSIYPYYPGDDLGVLYSPEEIFVKLWTPAAKEVEFRLYEKSSGGSPLRIEKMAAISNGVWQIRLDGDFKDHYFTFRVNDGEWLNETPGVDTKAVGSNGKRGLIYDPLETNPEGWEHDKPLEPKNPVDAVLYELHVRDFSIAPSSGMKQKGKYLAFTETGTKTPRQLASGIDHLKELGITHVHLLPVYDFFTVDENYPYLKYNWGYDPLNYNVPEGSYATNPDNISRIKELKQLVQALHNAGIGVVMDVVYNHTGYTRRSWFNQTVPGYYYRQNRNGKFANASGCGNEIASERSMVRRYIINSLKYWASEFHLDGFRFDLMGIMDIQTMNEIRWHLDELRPGILLYGEGWAADYSPMDERYRAVKHHVVNLNGIACFNDDMRDAIKGNNFDEKSRGFVNGRTLNEEAVKFGVVAACYHPSIVYGYVESSKHAWAKEPWQCVNYVSCHDNFTLYDKLRMSCSDASVEELKKMQKLAGALVLTSQGIPFLHAGSEFCRSKKGNHNSYKSPDSINQIDWSLKDEHADVFFYYKKLIELRKKIGVFRMQSADEIRKYLDFSQNYQPGVLSYSFFNCPNEFNWKTIQLIFNAKKESALLELDEHDWHVIAREDEICYDGIDCLIDRKAIVPPISMMILVKGY, encoded by the coding sequence ATGAGAGACTGGACATTTAATCATATCGATTTTTCAATCTACCCCTACTATCCAGGTGATGACTTGGGTGTGCTTTATTCTCCCGAGGAAATTTTTGTTAAGTTATGGACTCCGGCAGCAAAGGAAGTTGAGTTTAGGTTGTACGAGAAAAGCTCGGGTGGTAGCCCCTTACGGATTGAAAAAATGGCTGCAATATCAAATGGTGTTTGGCAGATTCGACTGGACGGTGATTTTAAAGATCATTATTTTACTTTCCGTGTAAACGACGGAGAGTGGTTGAATGAAACGCCGGGTGTAGATACAAAGGCTGTTGGCTCAAACGGGAAACGTGGGTTAATTTACGATCCACTGGAAACGAATCCTGAAGGTTGGGAACACGATAAGCCGCTCGAACCCAAAAATCCGGTAGATGCTGTTTTGTACGAACTTCATGTGCGTGATTTTTCAATAGCCCCTTCATCTGGAATGAAGCAAAAAGGCAAGTATCTAGCTTTTACTGAAACAGGAACAAAAACACCCCGGCAGTTAGCTTCAGGTATTGATCATTTAAAAGAGCTGGGAATTACGCATGTTCATTTGCTTCCGGTGTACGACTTTTTTACGGTCGATGAAAATTATCCCTATCTGAAATACAATTGGGGGTATGATCCTCTTAATTACAATGTCCCCGAAGGAAGCTATGCCACGAATCCCGACAACATTTCCAGAATCAAGGAGCTGAAACAATTGGTTCAGGCACTGCACAATGCCGGTATTGGCGTGGTAATGGATGTTGTATACAACCATACTGGCTATACACGACGCTCATGGTTTAATCAAACGGTGCCAGGCTATTACTATCGGCAAAATAGAAATGGAAAGTTTGCCAATGCCAGCGGATGTGGAAACGAAATCGCTTCGGAGCGGTCAATGGTTCGCAGATACATTATCAATTCCCTGAAATACTGGGCTTCGGAATTTCACCTGGACGGTTTCCGTTTCGATTTGATGGGGATTATGGATATTCAGACGATGAATGAGATTCGTTGGCATTTAGATGAGCTTCGTCCCGGTATTCTGTTGTATGGCGAAGGGTGGGCTGCAGACTATAGTCCGATGGATGAACGATACCGGGCTGTAAAACATCACGTGGTCAATTTAAATGGAATAGCTTGCTTTAACGATGATATGCGCGATGCCATAAAAGGAAACAATTTTGATGAGAAAAGTCGTGGTTTTGTAAATGGTCGAACCCTGAATGAAGAAGCAGTCAAGTTTGGAGTTGTTGCGGCCTGTTATCATCCGAGTATTGTTTATGGCTATGTTGAAAGTTCGAAACATGCCTGGGCTAAAGAACCTTGGCAGTGTGTCAATTATGTGTCGTGTCACGATAACTTTACCTTGTACGATAAATTACGAATGAGCTGTTCCGATGCTAGTGTTGAGGAGTTGAAGAAAATGCAAAAACTTGCCGGAGCATTAGTTTTAACTTCACAAGGCATTCCGTTTTTACATGCCGGGAGTGAATTTTGCAGAAGCAAAAAGGGTAATCACAATTCTTATAAATCACCGGATTCGATCAATCAGATTGATTGGAGCTTAAAGGATGAGCATGCTGATGTGTTTTTCTATTATAAAAAGTTGATTGAATTGCGTAAGAAGATTGGAGTTTTCCGGATGCAGTCGGCTGATGAAATCCGGAAGTATCTAGACTTCTCACAAAATTATCAGCCTGGAGTTTTGTCTTATTCTTTTTTTAATTGTCCGAACGAATTTAACTGGAAAACCATTCAACTCATCTTCAACGCGAAAAAGGAATCTGCTCTATTAGAGCTTGATGAGCATGATTGGCATGTTATTGCCCGTGAAGATGAAATTTGTTACGATGGGATCGATTGCCTGATCGATCGAAAAGCTATTGTTCCGCCTATATCGATGATGATTTTAGTAAAAGGATATTAG
- a CDS encoding alanine dehydrogenase, which produces MTEKKQLPEIKSLLLPKEEMLEIRRRGKKITIGIPSDFSKIEYRIPLTPEAVELMVSYGHEVYIETDAGKASSYSDEEYREAGAIVVDKHEEVFQCDVIIRVAPFSSEEVDLLRGHQTLISNMHLSTHCQETVQKLMKKKVTTIAYEYMENENKCLPVVRLMSQISGATSITLASEYLSNSRNGKGVLLGGVTGISPTELVILGARTAAEYAARAALGLGATVKIFDDNMFNLQELESKLGQRVFTSVLYPNVLRKALKSADVVLSAMSFNSNPSFRVSEEMVKNMKPGSVIIDLNISQGGCFETSRATDLKNPTYVKHGVIHYCVHNVASIVARTASIALSNVLAPIIIAIGESGGVQNYIKQSNGIRKGVYIYNGILTNKDLGDKLHIANKDIDLLLAIF; this is translated from the coding sequence ATGACTGAAAAAAAACAACTCCCGGAAATAAAATCTCTGCTTCTACCTAAAGAAGAGATGTTGGAAATTCGTAGGCGAGGAAAGAAAATTACCATCGGTATTCCTTCCGATTTTTCAAAAATTGAGTACCGTATTCCACTCACACCCGAAGCTGTTGAATTGATGGTTTCATACGGCCACGAAGTTTATATTGAAACTGATGCAGGAAAAGCATCCAGTTATTCGGACGAAGAGTACCGGGAAGCAGGAGCTATTGTTGTGGATAAACATGAAGAAGTTTTTCAGTGCGACGTTATTATTCGTGTTGCTCCTTTTAGTTCCGAAGAAGTTGATTTATTGAGAGGTCATCAAACCCTTATCTCAAATATGCACCTCAGTACGCATTGCCAAGAAACGGTGCAAAAACTTATGAAAAAGAAGGTAACAACCATTGCCTACGAGTACATGGAAAACGAGAACAAGTGTTTGCCTGTTGTACGACTAATGAGCCAGATTTCGGGAGCAACATCAATTACTTTAGCCAGCGAATACCTCAGTAATTCCAGAAATGGGAAAGGAGTTCTTTTAGGTGGGGTAACTGGTATTTCACCAACAGAACTGGTTATTTTGGGAGCTCGAACAGCTGCCGAATATGCAGCCCGTGCAGCCCTTGGTTTAGGAGCAACGGTTAAAATTTTCGATGATAATATGTTTAACCTGCAAGAACTGGAGTCGAAGCTGGGACAACGGGTTTTTACTTCGGTCTTGTACCCGAATGTATTACGAAAAGCTTTAAAATCGGCTGATGTTGTTTTGAGTGCCATGTCTTTCAATTCCAACCCTTCTTTTAGGGTGTCTGAAGAAATGGTGAAGAATATGAAACCAGGCTCCGTAATTATTGATCTGAATATCAGCCAAGGTGGATGCTTTGAAACAAGTAGGGCAACTGACCTCAAAAATCCGACTTACGTCAAACATGGCGTTATTCACTATTGCGTGCATAATGTGGCTTCGATAGTGGCTCGTACTGCTTCTATTGCCCTAAGTAACGTTTTGGCTCCTATTATCATTGCCATTGGCGAAAGTGGAGGTGTACAGAATTACATTAAGCAGTCGAATGGTATTCGCAAAGGTGTGTATATTTACAACGGTATTTTAACCAACAAAGACTTGGGCGACAAACTCCATATTGCCAATAAAGATATCGACCTGCTATTGGCGATTTTCTAA
- the tsaE gene encoding tRNA (adenosine(37)-N6)-threonylcarbamoyltransferase complex ATPase subunit type 1 TsaE, whose amino-acid sequence MFSIHINSVEEIQTAAKSLLNHFPSERIFAFYGKMGAGKTTFIKALCRQLGSVDPITSPTFALVNEYSTSTNERIFHFDFYRIKDVEEALDIGFDDYLYSGKYCMMEWPENIAPLLPENIVEVKIEVLDSSRRQLTANIV is encoded by the coding sequence ATGTTTTCAATTCACATTAATTCAGTTGAAGAAATTCAAACAGCTGCAAAATCCTTACTCAATCATTTTCCTAGCGAGCGGATTTTTGCTTTCTATGGCAAAATGGGTGCAGGAAAAACAACTTTTATCAAAGCCTTGTGCCGCCAGTTGGGTTCGGTTGATCCGATAACCAGTCCTACATTTGCTCTGGTAAACGAGTATAGTACATCGACAAACGAGCGGATTTTTCATTTCGATTTTTACCGGATAAAAGACGTTGAAGAAGCACTGGACATTGGCTTTGATGACTATTTATATAGTGGCAAATATTGCATGATGGAATGGCCGGAAAACATTGCCCCCTTGCTGCCCGAAAATATTGTTGAAGTAAAAATTGAAGTTCTTGACTCTTCAAGAAGGCAGCTTACAGCTAATATCGTCTAA
- the gcvH gene encoding glycine cleavage system protein GcvH, which yields MNLPENLKYTKEHEWVRVEKDSVYVGITDFAQGELGDIVFVEIETEGEDLPKGETFGTVEAVKTVSDLFMPVGGKVAEFNAALEDEPELINKDPYDKGWMIKIEMSDTADLDDLMDAEAYKAMLEA from the coding sequence ATGAATCTGCCAGAAAACTTAAAGTACACAAAAGAGCACGAATGGGTTCGTGTTGAAAAAGACAGTGTTTATGTTGGTATTACCGACTTTGCTCAAGGAGAATTGGGGGACATTGTTTTTGTTGAAATAGAAACTGAAGGAGAAGATTTGCCAAAAGGTGAAACCTTTGGTACTGTTGAAGCTGTAAAAACTGTTTCAGACCTTTTTATGCCTGTCGGTGGTAAGGTTGCTGAATTTAATGCGGCGTTGGAAGATGAGCCCGAGTTGATCAATAAGGATCCATATGACAAAGGCTGGATGATTAAAATTGAAATGAGTGATACAGCTGACTTGGATGACTTGATGGATGCCGAAGCCTATAAGGCGATGCTGGAAGCTTAA